In the Agrococcus sp. Marseille-Q4369 genome, one interval contains:
- the lepA gene encoding translation elongation factor 4 has translation MSPRATKALEPASTDPASIRNFCIIAHIDHGKSTLADRMLQLTGVVDDRSMRAQYLDRMDIERERGITIKSQAVRMPWELDGETFALNMIDTPGHVDFTYEVSRSLAACEGAILLVDAAQGIEAQTLANLYLAMDNDLEIIPVLNKIDLPAADPDKFAAEIAGLIGGDPDDVLRVSGKTGVGVDALLDRVVRTIPAPQGDVDGPARAMIFDSVYDSYRGVVTYVRMVDGKLSPREQIQMMSTGARHELLEIGVSSPEPVPAKGLGAGEVGYLITGVKDVRQSKVGDTVTTFRAPATEPLKGYADPKPMVFSGLYPIDGSDYPVLREALDKLKLSDAALVYEPETSVALGFGFRCGFLGLLHLEIITERLEREFNLDLIATAPSVIYEVQTEDRVVHTVTNPSEFPDGKIHSIVEPMVRATILAPKDYVGAIMELCQSRRGTLGGMEYLSEDRVELRYRLPLGEIVFDFFDQLKSKTQGYASLDYELDGEEEGDLVKVDILLQGEQVDAFSAIVHRDKAYAYGVLMAGKLKELIPRQQFEVPIQAAVGARIIARETIRAIRKDVLAKCYGGDISRKRKLLEKQKEGKKRMKMVGRVEVPQEAFIAALSSGESKKDAK, from the coding sequence GTGAGCCCCAGAGCGACCAAGGCACTCGAGCCTGCCTCGACCGATCCCGCGAGCATCCGCAACTTCTGCATCATCGCGCACATCGACCACGGCAAGTCGACCCTCGCCGACCGGATGCTGCAGCTCACGGGCGTCGTCGACGACCGCTCGATGCGCGCGCAGTACCTCGACCGCATGGACATCGAGCGCGAGCGCGGCATCACGATCAAGTCCCAGGCCGTGCGGATGCCGTGGGAGCTCGACGGCGAGACCTTCGCCCTCAACATGATCGACACCCCCGGCCACGTCGACTTCACCTACGAGGTGAGCCGCTCGCTCGCCGCGTGCGAGGGCGCGATCCTGCTCGTCGACGCCGCGCAGGGGATCGAGGCGCAGACGCTCGCGAACCTCTACCTCGCGATGGACAACGACCTCGAGATCATCCCGGTGCTCAACAAGATCGACCTGCCGGCCGCCGACCCCGACAAGTTCGCGGCCGAGATCGCCGGGCTCATCGGCGGCGACCCCGACGACGTGCTGCGCGTGAGCGGCAAGACGGGCGTCGGCGTCGACGCGCTGCTCGACCGCGTCGTGCGCACGATCCCCGCGCCGCAGGGCGACGTCGACGGCCCCGCTCGCGCGATGATCTTCGACTCGGTCTACGACAGCTACCGCGGCGTCGTCACCTACGTGCGCATGGTCGACGGCAAGCTCTCGCCGCGCGAGCAGATCCAGATGATGTCGACCGGCGCACGCCACGAGCTGCTCGAGATCGGCGTCTCGAGCCCCGAGCCCGTCCCCGCGAAGGGCCTCGGCGCTGGCGAGGTCGGCTACCTCATCACGGGCGTGAAGGACGTGCGCCAGTCGAAGGTCGGCGACACCGTCACGACCTTCCGCGCCCCCGCGACCGAGCCGCTCAAGGGCTACGCCGACCCGAAGCCGATGGTCTTCTCCGGGCTCTACCCGATCGACGGCAGCGACTACCCGGTGCTGCGCGAGGCGCTCGACAAGCTCAAGCTGTCGGATGCGGCGCTCGTCTACGAGCCCGAGACCTCCGTCGCGCTCGGCTTCGGCTTCCGCTGCGGCTTCCTCGGCCTCCTGCACCTCGAGATCATCACCGAGCGGCTCGAGCGCGAGTTCAACCTCGACCTCATCGCGACCGCCCCGAGCGTCATCTACGAGGTGCAGACCGAGGACCGCGTCGTGCACACCGTGACGAACCCGAGCGAGTTCCCCGACGGCAAGATCCACTCGATCGTCGAGCCGATGGTGCGCGCGACGATCCTCGCGCCGAAGGACTACGTCGGCGCGATCATGGAGCTGTGCCAGTCGCGCCGCGGCACGCTCGGCGGCATGGAGTACCTCTCGGAGGATCGCGTCGAGCTGCGCTATCGCCTGCCGCTCGGCGAGATCGTCTTCGACTTCTTCGACCAGCTGAAGTCGAAGACGCAGGGCTACGCCTCGCTCGACTACGAGCTCGACGGCGAGGAGGAGGGCGACCTCGTCAAGGTCGACATCCTGCTCCAAGGCGAGCAGGTGGATGCGTTCAGCGCGATCGTGCACCGCGACAAGGCCTACGCCTACGGCGTGCTCATGGCGGGCAAGCTCAAGGAGCTCATCCCGAGGCAGCAGTTCGAGGTGCCCATCCAGGCCGCCGTCGGCGCGCGCATCATCGCGCGCGAGACGATCCGCGCGATCCGCAAGGACGTGCTCGCGAAGTGCTACGGCGGAGACATCTCCCGCAAGCGCAAGCTGCTCGAGAAGCAGAAGGAGGGCAAGAAGCGCATGAAGATGGTCGGCCGCGTCGAGGTGCCCCAGGAGGCGTTCATCGCCGCCCTCTCGAGCGGCGAGTCGAAGAAGGACGCGAAGTGA
- a CDS encoding 16S rRNA (uracil(1498)-N(3))-methyltransferase, with the protein MAHCYWHDALAGAEPGAVVTLEGEEAHHAAVVSRMRRGERVLVSDGAGTLAEGIIDRVERDGVDVVLQRVEAVPQPSPRIALAQALAKGDRAELAVQASTELGVDVIVPWQARRSVVQWKGDRGDKAIERWRRIVREAGKQAIRARLPEVTGVVDTAGLAALGARWQLVVLDPTAPASIAEVPIERDALLVVGPEGGIDPGELEALDAAGAVRARMGDHVLRTSTAGLAGLAALSLRLGRW; encoded by the coding sequence ATGGCCCACTGCTACTGGCACGACGCGCTCGCGGGCGCCGAGCCGGGCGCCGTGGTGACGCTCGAGGGCGAGGAGGCGCACCACGCCGCCGTCGTCTCGCGGATGCGCCGCGGCGAGCGAGTGCTCGTGAGCGACGGCGCGGGGACGCTCGCCGAGGGGATCATCGACCGCGTCGAGCGCGACGGGGTCGATGTCGTGCTGCAGCGCGTCGAGGCGGTGCCGCAGCCGAGCCCGCGCATCGCGCTCGCCCAGGCGCTCGCGAAGGGCGACCGGGCCGAGCTCGCCGTGCAGGCCTCGACCGAGCTCGGCGTCGACGTCATCGTGCCGTGGCAGGCGCGGCGCAGCGTCGTGCAGTGGAAGGGCGATCGCGGTGACAAGGCGATCGAGCGCTGGCGGCGGATCGTCCGCGAGGCGGGCAAGCAGGCGATCCGCGCGCGGCTGCCCGAGGTGACCGGCGTCGTCGACACCGCGGGGCTCGCGGCGCTCGGCGCGCGATGGCAGCTCGTCGTGCTCGACCCGACCGCGCCCGCCTCGATCGCGGAGGTGCCGATCGAGCGCGACGCGCTGCTCGTCGTGGGACCCGAGGGGGGCATCGACCCGGGCGAGCTCGAGGCGCTCGACGCGGCCGGCGCCGTGCGCGCTCGCATGGGCGACCACGTGCTGCGCACGTCGACCGCTGGCCTCGCGGGGCTCGCTGCCCTCTCGCTGCGGCTCGGGCGCTGGTGA
- the rpsT gene encoding 30S ribosomal protein S20, giving the protein MANIKSQIKRILTNQKATDRNRAVKSEVKTAVREAKKAIAAGDKAVAQEKVAVAARKLDKAASKGVIHKNQAANRKSSIAKQVAAL; this is encoded by the coding sequence GTGGCGAACATCAAGTCGCAGATCAAGCGCATCCTCACCAACCAGAAGGCGACCGACCGCAACCGCGCCGTCAAGAGCGAGGTCAAGACCGCTGTCCGCGAGGCCAAGAAGGCCATCGCCGCCGGCGACAAGGCCGTGGCGCAGGAGAAGGTCGCCGTGGCGGCGCGCAAGCTCGACAAGGCTGCCTCGAAGGGCGTCATCCACAAGAACCAGGCCGCGAACCGCAAGTCGTCGATCGCGAAGCAGGTCGCCGCGCTCTGA
- a CDS encoding DUF4870 domain-containing protein: MSDPNVPRRDDQHDSTDPSVEGFSVTDEQHAAPSAPAAPALGQPAEPFSAPATGSAPGAPGQPAFGTGGADPNRQWSQPQPGQQGSAPFNQPPGGQPEYGQQGYGQQGYGQQGYGQPGSQQYGAPQYGSPQPGSPQYGAPGQPQYAAGAPMSPVDEKNAGMWGHLSGLSTIVTGGFGGWIGPLIVYLIYKDRSAFARQESKEALNFGIFMTILVVGIWVLAVVLGIITFGIGSILGAFYWVPPLLQVIFSIIGGVRVNAGGSYRYPFNWRLVK, encoded by the coding sequence ATGTCCGACCCCAACGTGCCCCGCCGAGACGATCAGCACGACTCGACCGACCCCTCCGTCGAGGGCTTCTCGGTCACCGATGAGCAGCACGCAGCCCCCAGTGCGCCCGCAGCTCCCGCGCTCGGCCAGCCGGCCGAGCCGTTCTCCGCTCCCGCGACCGGCAGCGCACCCGGCGCCCCGGGCCAGCCGGCGTTCGGGACGGGTGGCGCAGACCCCAACCGCCAGTGGAGCCAGCCGCAGCCCGGCCAGCAGGGCAGCGCTCCCTTCAACCAGCCTCCCGGCGGACAGCCCGAGTACGGCCAGCAGGGCTACGGCCAGCAGGGCTACGGCCAGCAGGGCTACGGCCAGCCCGGCAGCCAGCAGTACGGCGCCCCGCAGTACGGCTCTCCCCAGCCCGGGTCGCCGCAGTACGGCGCCCCCGGTCAGCCGCAGTACGCGGCCGGCGCCCCGATGTCGCCCGTCGACGAGAAGAACGCCGGCATGTGGGGCCACCTCTCGGGCCTCTCGACGATCGTCACCGGCGGCTTCGGCGGCTGGATCGGGCCGCTCATCGTCTACCTGATCTACAAGGACCGCAGCGCCTTCGCCCGGCAGGAGTCGAAGGAGGCGCTGAACTTCGGCATCTTCATGACGATCCTGGTCGTAGGCATCTGGGTGCTCGCCGTCGTGCTCGGCATCATCACCTTCGGCATCGGCTCGATCCTCGGCGCCTTCTACTGGGTGCCGCCGCTGCTGCAGGTGATCTTCTCGATCATCGGCGGCGTGCGCGTCAACGCCGGCGGCTCCTACCGCTACCCGTTCAACTGGCGGCTGGTGAAGTAG
- a CDS encoding DUF1990 domain-containing protein has protein sequence MKPIRERSTNYGAVGATSHFDFTRFPPKGFEVVQRRSRIGHGRPRFDAAVAALRTWKVQRLAGIEVDVVGTEGGTVYRPVGFQDGEATRAASVEPQQDFGPDGEPFLQPGDSIDQRIRFLGVQLHAPMRVIAVEEEPNSHGVILGSLEGHPEAGEERFTVEIAEDETVFLHFRAIVRNAAWYAKLGAPVSKALRAKYHDRYMDVLRSIDVR, from the coding sequence GTGAAGCCCATCCGCGAGCGCTCGACGAACTACGGCGCGGTCGGCGCCACCTCCCACTTCGACTTCACGCGCTTCCCGCCGAAGGGCTTCGAGGTCGTGCAGCGCCGCTCGCGCATCGGCCACGGCCGGCCGCGCTTCGACGCCGCAGTCGCGGCGCTGCGCACCTGGAAGGTGCAGCGGCTCGCGGGCATCGAGGTCGACGTCGTCGGCACCGAGGGCGGCACTGTCTACCGCCCGGTCGGCTTCCAGGACGGCGAGGCGACGCGCGCCGCGAGCGTCGAGCCGCAGCAGGACTTCGGGCCTGACGGCGAGCCGTTCCTGCAGCCGGGCGACTCGATCGACCAGCGCATCCGCTTCCTCGGCGTCCAGCTCCACGCCCCGATGCGCGTCATCGCGGTCGAGGAGGAGCCGAACAGCCACGGCGTGATCCTCGGCTCGCTCGAGGGCCACCCCGAGGCGGGCGAGGAGCGCTTCACCGTCGAGATCGCCGAGGACGAGACCGTCTTCCTGCACTTCCGCGCGATCGTCCGCAACGCCGCCTGGTACGCCAAGCTCGGCGCGCCCGTCTCGAAGGCGCTGCGCGCGAAGTACCACGACCGCTACATGGACGTGCTGCGCTCGATCGACGTGCGCTGA
- the hemW gene encoding radical SAM family heme chaperone HemW — protein MGRLPDGEAAPADGRLPEGTAADAPFGAYIHVPFCSVRCGYCDFNTYTADELRGASRAGYPGDVAAEIRLAREVLGELGPLRPMQTVFFGGGTPTLLPSGDLVSMLAGVTDAFGLAEGAEVSVEANPDSIDLAGLVQLRAGGVTRVSIGMQSAVPHVLAALDRTHDPERVPLVVEWAREAGLEVSLDLIYGAPGESLDDWQRSLDAVVAMAPDHVSAYALIVEEGTALARRIRRGELAAPDDDLQAAMYEAADASLGQAGYSWYEISNWARGDKVARHNLAYWRGHDWWGFGPGAHSHVGGVRWWNVKHPAAYRDRLVAGSSPALAREVLDDETRRVERVLLESRIAEGLAIDVLDAEGRRAVAGLVADGLVDGRAALAGRVIPTLRGRLLADAVVRRLLP, from the coding sequence GTGGGTCGCCTGCCCGACGGCGAGGCGGCTCCCGCCGACGGCCGGCTGCCCGAGGGCACCGCGGCCGACGCGCCCTTCGGCGCCTACATCCACGTGCCGTTCTGCTCCGTGCGGTGCGGCTACTGCGACTTCAACACCTACACGGCCGACGAGCTGCGCGGGGCGAGCCGCGCGGGCTACCCCGGCGACGTCGCCGCCGAGATCCGCCTCGCGCGCGAGGTGCTCGGCGAGCTCGGCCCGCTCCGCCCGATGCAGACCGTCTTCTTCGGCGGCGGCACGCCCACCCTCCTGCCCTCGGGCGACCTCGTCTCGATGCTCGCGGGCGTGACGGATGCGTTCGGGCTCGCCGAGGGCGCGGAGGTCTCGGTCGAGGCGAACCCCGACTCGATCGACCTCGCCGGGCTCGTGCAGCTGCGCGCGGGCGGCGTGACGCGCGTCTCGATCGGCATGCAGTCGGCGGTGCCGCACGTGCTCGCCGCGCTCGACCGCACGCACGACCCCGAGCGCGTGCCGCTCGTCGTCGAGTGGGCGCGCGAGGCGGGCCTCGAGGTGAGCCTCGACCTCATCTACGGCGCGCCGGGGGAGTCGCTCGACGACTGGCAGCGATCGCTCGACGCGGTCGTCGCGATGGCGCCCGACCACGTCTCGGCCTACGCGCTCATCGTCGAGGAGGGCACCGCGCTCGCCCGACGCATCCGCCGTGGAGAGCTCGCCGCGCCCGACGACGACCTGCAGGCGGCGATGTACGAGGCGGCGGATGCGTCCCTCGGCCAGGCGGGCTACTCCTGGTACGAGATCTCCAACTGGGCGCGGGGCGACAAGGTGGCGCGCCACAACCTCGCCTACTGGCGCGGGCACGACTGGTGGGGCTTCGGCCCCGGCGCGCACAGCCACGTGGGCGGTGTGCGCTGGTGGAACGTCAAGCACCCCGCCGCGTATCGCGATCGGCTCGTCGCGGGGTCGTCGCCCGCGCTCGCGCGCGAGGTGCTCGACGACGAGACGCGCCGGGTCGAGCGCGTGCTGCTCGAGTCGCGGATCGCCGAGGGGCTCGCGATCGACGTGCTGGACGCGGAGGGGCGCCGCGCGGTCGCGGGACTCGTCGCCGATGGCCTCGTGGACGGCAGAGCCGCCCTCGCCGGCCGGGTGATCCCGACGCTGCGAGGGCGGCTGCTGGCCGACGCCGTCGTGCGGCGCCTGCTGCCGTAG
- a CDS encoding cytosine permease yields MSLYSRLERRLEASADDAGPVRGTYSSSRMLMIWLAANLVVTTLLTGTLFVPDVPYGLVLGLIVGGTVLGASVLVLIGAIGTRTGLPTMALTRGPFGTRGSLLPAAANLVILMGWSWVQAMLAGISLNYIVEAVTGFSSPVIFAVLCQTVVVILAIFGHAGVARVEPWFAAVILAISAYVFITAFSTFTPAEFAAIPGTAEPFYTPGLMFDVVLATAISWTVLSADFNRFARTTKGGAIGSGVGYTLSTVTAMTVGATAIGYVVLSGGEPVAFDPTTIIDPFGALFAVAIFLSVMATNTMVVYGMVTTVVNALPGKRVPFLASALILGAISIIGATFFGLLDQFTTFLVTISALFAPVFAIMIVDYYLLRRRAYSADILEARGGRYWYTGGVNWIAVGSWVVGAALAYVWAYVWPLPFGATVPSFVVTFVLYLALSWPSRAKGAPERAPHLAETADAR; encoded by the coding sequence ATGTCGCTCTACTCCCGCCTCGAACGCCGACTGGAGGCGAGCGCCGACGACGCCGGTCCCGTGCGCGGCACCTACTCGTCCAGCCGCATGCTCATGATCTGGCTCGCGGCGAACCTCGTCGTGACGACGCTGCTGACCGGGACGCTCTTCGTGCCCGACGTGCCGTACGGCCTCGTGCTCGGCCTCATCGTCGGAGGCACCGTGCTCGGTGCGTCGGTGCTCGTGCTCATCGGCGCGATCGGCACCCGCACGGGCCTGCCGACGATGGCGCTCACGCGCGGCCCGTTCGGCACTCGCGGCAGCCTGCTGCCCGCCGCCGCGAACCTCGTGATCCTGATGGGCTGGAGCTGGGTGCAGGCGATGCTCGCCGGCATCTCGCTCAACTACATCGTCGAGGCGGTCACCGGCTTCTCGAGCCCGGTGATCTTCGCCGTGCTGTGCCAGACGGTCGTCGTCATCCTGGCGATCTTCGGCCACGCGGGCGTCGCGCGCGTCGAGCCGTGGTTCGCCGCGGTCATCCTCGCGATCTCCGCCTACGTCTTCATCACCGCCTTCTCGACGTTCACGCCCGCCGAGTTCGCGGCGATCCCCGGCACCGCCGAGCCGTTCTACACGCCCGGCCTGATGTTCGACGTCGTGCTCGCGACGGCGATCTCGTGGACCGTCCTCTCGGCCGACTTCAACCGCTTCGCGCGCACGACGAAGGGCGGCGCGATCGGCTCTGGCGTCGGCTACACGCTCTCGACCGTCACCGCGATGACCGTCGGCGCGACCGCGATCGGCTACGTCGTGCTCAGCGGCGGCGAGCCGGTGGCCTTCGACCCGACGACGATCATCGATCCCTTCGGCGCGCTCTTCGCCGTCGCGATCTTCCTCTCGGTGATGGCGACAAACACGATGGTCGTCTACGGCATGGTCACCACGGTCGTGAACGCGCTGCCGGGCAAGCGCGTGCCGTTCCTCGCGAGCGCGCTCATCCTCGGCGCGATCTCGATCATCGGCGCGACCTTCTTCGGGCTGCTCGACCAGTTCACGACGTTCCTCGTCACGATCAGCGCACTCTTCGCGCCGGTGTTCGCGATCATGATCGTCGACTACTACCTGCTGCGGCGCCGTGCCTACAGCGCCGACATCCTCGAGGCGCGTGGCGGTCGCTACTGGTACACCGGCGGCGTCAACTGGATCGCCGTCGGCTCGTGGGTCGTGGGCGCGGCGCTCGCCTACGTCTGGGCGTACGTGTGGCCGCTGCCGTTCGGCGCGACCGTGCCGAGCTTCGTCGTGACCTTCGTGCTCTACCTCGCGCTCTCGTGGCCGAGCCGCGCGAAGGGCGCACCGGAGCGCGCGCCGCACCTGGCCGAGACGGCGGATGCGCGCTGA
- the hrcA gene encoding heat-inducible transcriptional repressor HrcA → MVSDRGLDVLRAIVEDYVALREPVGSKSIVERHAFGVSAATIRNDMALLEEEELIVAPHTSSGRVPTDKGYRVFVDRLQRMQPLTPAQRQAIARFLDESVDRDDVLARTARLLSSLTNQVALVQVPLRRPSAVRRVELVAVTESKVLAVLIFDSGRVEQRLLDVGQRIEPDQASVLGRAFTETIAELAPAEAVQRLSSTAASAPASIAAATGAVAQTLTEILQGAGGDRIVMAGAANLVREERDFQGTVTPVLDAIEEQVTLLRLFDEMGSEGEVATRIGRELSGPLGEAAVVASTYTADGSEGHVGVLGPTRMDYAGNMAAVRAVARYLTRLLSED, encoded by the coding sequence ATGGTCTCGGATCGCGGTCTCGACGTCCTCCGGGCGATCGTCGAGGACTACGTGGCCCTGCGCGAGCCGGTGGGCTCGAAGTCGATCGTCGAGCGGCACGCCTTCGGCGTCTCCGCGGCCACGATCCGCAACGACATGGCGCTCCTCGAGGAGGAGGAGCTCATCGTCGCGCCCCACACCTCCTCGGGACGCGTGCCGACCGACAAGGGCTACCGAGTCTTCGTCGACCGGCTGCAGCGCATGCAGCCGCTCACGCCCGCGCAGCGGCAGGCGATCGCGCGCTTCCTCGACGAGTCCGTCGACCGCGACGACGTGCTCGCTCGCACGGCGCGGCTGCTCTCGAGCCTCACGAACCAGGTCGCGCTCGTGCAGGTGCCGCTCCGGCGTCCCAGCGCCGTGCGCCGCGTCGAGCTCGTCGCCGTCACGGAGTCGAAGGTGCTCGCCGTGCTCATCTTCGACTCGGGCCGCGTCGAGCAGCGCCTGCTCGACGTCGGGCAGCGCATCGAGCCCGACCAGGCCTCGGTGCTCGGCCGCGCGTTCACCGAGACGATCGCCGAGCTCGCGCCCGCCGAGGCCGTCCAGCGCCTCTCGTCGACCGCCGCATCCGCCCCCGCCTCCATCGCCGCCGCGACCGGTGCCGTGGCGCAGACGCTGACCGAGATCCTGCAGGGTGCCGGCGGCGACCGCATCGTGATGGCGGGTGCCGCGAACCTCGTGCGCGAGGAGCGAGACTTCCAGGGCACCGTGACGCCCGTGCTCGATGCGATCGAGGAGCAGGTGACGCTGCTGCGCCTCTTCGACGAGATGGGCTCCGAGGGAGAGGTCGCGACCCGCATCGGGCGCGAGCTCTCGGGGCCGCTCGGCGAGGCGGCGGTCGTGGCATCGACCTACACCGCCGACGGCAGTGAAGGGCACGTGGGCGTCCTGGGCCCGACCCGGATGGACTACGCAGGGAACATGGCCGCGGTGCGCGCAGTGGCGCGCTACCTCACGCGGCTGCTGAGCGAGGACTGA
- a CDS encoding histidine triad nucleotide-binding protein: MAEPTVFERIVAREIPAEIVLETDRIIAFTDIAPQAPMHVVVTPKSAQYRDVVELAAGDPDLMAEMVQAAQAIARERAEGDFRLVFNTGELAGQTVFHVHAHVLAGALREGSLA; this comes from the coding sequence ATGGCTGAGCCCACCGTGTTCGAGCGGATCGTCGCCCGAGAGATCCCGGCGGAGATCGTCCTCGAGACCGACCGCATCATCGCCTTCACCGACATCGCGCCGCAAGCGCCGATGCACGTCGTCGTGACGCCGAAGTCTGCGCAGTACCGCGACGTCGTCGAGCTCGCGGCCGGCGATCCCGACCTCATGGCGGAGATGGTGCAAGCGGCGCAGGCGATCGCCCGGGAGCGCGCCGAGGGCGACTTCCGGCTCGTGTTCAACACCGGCGAGCTCGCCGGGCAGACCGTCTTCCACGTGCACGCGCACGTGCTCGCCGGCGCACTCAGAGAGGGATCGCTTGCCTGA
- a CDS encoding DnaJ C-terminal domain-containing protein, with product MSDHYETLGVERDATQDEIKKAYRRLARELHPDVNPSEDAAERFKDVTHAYDVLGDPQSRAEYDRGPSLDGGSFGFGDIFEQFFGGGRSAGPRSRRQPGQDSLLRVDLDLADVVFGVHRELRVQTAVLCETCDGACTAPGTSPQRCTMCGGSGHVQRQVRSLLGNVVTSQPCAACQGYGSIIPEPCPTCAGHGRVRAERTIPVDIPAGVDTGLRIQLPGQGEVGEAGGPAGTLYLEINVRHHDVFSRSGDDLLGTLEVSISDAALGARSTVDGIDGPVEVEVRPGTQSGDVITIGERGVSRLRGAGRGDLKLGVQVVTPQRIDRRTEELLRELRDRTKAPAPQLAQFKQGLFAKMRDRLRL from the coding sequence GTGAGCGACCACTACGAGACACTCGGCGTCGAGCGCGACGCCACGCAGGACGAGATCAAGAAGGCGTACCGCCGCCTCGCGCGCGAGCTGCACCCCGACGTCAACCCGAGCGAGGACGCGGCGGAGCGCTTCAAGGACGTCACGCACGCCTACGACGTGCTGGGCGACCCGCAGTCGCGCGCGGAGTACGACCGCGGGCCCTCGCTCGACGGCGGGAGCTTCGGATTCGGCGACATCTTCGAGCAGTTCTTCGGCGGCGGCCGCTCGGCCGGCCCGCGCTCGCGGCGCCAGCCGGGGCAGGACAGCCTGCTGCGCGTCGACCTCGACCTGGCCGATGTCGTCTTCGGCGTGCACCGGGAGCTGCGCGTGCAGACGGCCGTGCTGTGCGAGACGTGCGACGGCGCGTGCACCGCGCCCGGCACGAGCCCGCAGCGCTGCACGATGTGCGGCGGCTCCGGCCACGTGCAGCGGCAGGTGCGGTCGCTGCTCGGCAACGTCGTGACGTCGCAGCCGTGCGCGGCGTGCCAGGGCTACGGCAGCATCATCCCCGAGCCGTGCCCGACGTGCGCCGGCCACGGCCGCGTGCGCGCCGAGCGCACGATCCCGGTCGACATCCCCGCGGGCGTCGACACGGGCCTGCGCATCCAGCTGCCCGGCCAGGGCGAGGTCGGCGAGGCCGGGGGACCGGCCGGCACGCTCTACCTCGAGATCAACGTGCGCCACCACGATGTCTTCTCCCGCTCGGGCGACGACCTGCTCGGCACGCTCGAGGTGTCGATCTCGGACGCGGCGCTCGGCGCGCGCAGCACCGTCGATGGCATCGACGGGCCGGTCGAGGTCGAGGTGCGCCCCGGCACGCAGTCGGGCGACGTCATCACGATCGGCGAGCGCGGCGTCTCGCGCCTCCGCGGCGCCGGTCGCGGCGACCTCAAGCTCGGCGTGCAGGTCGTCACGCCGCAGCGCATCGATCGCCGCACGGAGGAGCTGCTGCGCGAGCTGCGCGACCGCACGAAGGCGCCCGCGCCGCAGCTCGCGCAGTTCAAGCAGGGGCTGTTCGCGAAGATGCGCGACCGCTTGCGCCTCTGA
- a CDS encoding cyclase family protein codes for MRAETAGERRGTIVDLSHPVVDGMQVYPGDPEVRIAPALTVAADGVDVASIRMGSHAGTHVDAPSHSIEGGRTMADVALDELVGEALVVRVPGLSGGDAYGWRELEASGSLPERLPPIVLIDTGWAARFDTELALQHPALAADAARELQRRGMRVLAVDTLSPDPTGAADASFPVHEVVLGADGLIIENVRGLESLPAPVRVGFFPLRLAGDGAPVRAVAFLD; via the coding sequence ATGCGCGCTGAGACCGCGGGGGAGCGTCGCGGCACGATCGTCGACCTGAGCCATCCCGTCGTCGACGGGATGCAGGTCTACCCCGGCGACCCGGAGGTGCGGATCGCTCCCGCGCTCACCGTCGCAGCCGATGGCGTCGACGTCGCGAGCATCCGGATGGGTTCGCACGCCGGCACGCACGTCGACGCCCCCTCGCACTCGATCGAGGGCGGCCGCACGATGGCCGACGTCGCGCTCGACGAGCTCGTGGGGGAGGCGCTCGTCGTGCGCGTGCCCGGACTCTCGGGCGGCGACGCCTACGGCTGGCGCGAGCTCGAGGCCAGTGGCTCGCTGCCCGAGCGGCTGCCGCCGATCGTGCTCATCGACACCGGCTGGGCCGCGCGCTTCGACACCGAGCTCGCGCTGCAGCATCCCGCGCTCGCGGCGGACGCCGCGCGAGAGCTCCAGCGTCGCGGCATGCGGGTGCTCGCGGTCGACACGCTCAGCCCCGACCCGACGGGGGCGGCGGATGCGTCGTTCCCGGTCCACGAGGTCGTGCTCGGCGCAGATGGGCTCATCATCGAGAACGTCCGCGGCCTCGAGTCGCTGCCGGCGCCCGTGCGGGTCGGCTTCTTCCCGCTGCGCCTCGCGGGCGACGGCGCCCCGGTGCGTGCGGTCGCCTTCCTCGACTGA